A genomic window from Streptomyces sp. 846.5 includes:
- the argH gene encoding argininosuccinate lyase — MSNNDNVRLWGARFADGPSEALAALSASVHFDWRLAPYDIAGSRAHAKVLHRAGHLSADELQRMLDGLETLLADVRSGAFTGTVADEDVHSALERGLLERLGPDLGGKLRAGRSRNDQIATLGRMFLRDHARIIGGLLVDLQEALVGLAEAHPNTAMPGRTHLQHAQPVLFAHHVLAHVQALGRDAERLRQWDTRTAVSAYGSGALAGSSLGLDPQFVAAELGFEGGSAANSIDGTASRDYVAEFAFVTAMIGINLSRIAEEVIIWNTREFGFITLHDAFSTGSSIMPQKKNPDIAELARGKSGRLIGNLTGLLATLKALPLAYNRDLQEDKEPVFDSCDTLEVLLPAFTGMMATLTVHDERLEELAPAGFSLATDIAEWLVKQGTPFRVAHEVAGACVKFCESRGLELSDLTDEQFAEISPTLTPEVREVLTVHGAIASRDGRGGTAPSAVAVQLAEIKADLATQQEWAGAAR, encoded by the coding sequence ATGAGTAACAACGACAACGTACGGCTCTGGGGAGCCCGCTTCGCCGACGGCCCGTCCGAGGCGCTGGCGGCGCTGAGCGCCTCCGTGCACTTCGACTGGCGGCTCGCGCCCTACGACATCGCCGGCTCCCGGGCCCACGCCAAGGTGCTGCACCGGGCCGGGCACCTCAGCGCTGACGAACTCCAGCGGATGCTGGACGGGTTGGAGACACTGCTGGCCGACGTCCGGTCAGGAGCCTTCACCGGGACGGTCGCCGACGAGGACGTGCACAGCGCGCTGGAGCGGGGCCTGCTGGAGCGGCTCGGCCCCGACCTGGGCGGCAAGCTCCGCGCCGGGCGCTCCCGCAACGACCAGATCGCCACCCTGGGACGGATGTTCCTGCGGGACCACGCCCGGATCATCGGCGGACTGCTGGTGGACCTCCAGGAGGCCCTGGTCGGGCTGGCCGAGGCGCACCCCAACACGGCGATGCCGGGCCGGACCCACCTCCAGCATGCGCAGCCGGTGCTGTTCGCCCACCATGTCCTGGCCCACGTCCAGGCGTTGGGACGGGACGCGGAGCGGCTGCGGCAGTGGGACACCCGAACTGCCGTGTCCGCCTACGGCTCGGGCGCGCTGGCCGGATCCTCGCTCGGTCTCGACCCGCAGTTCGTCGCGGCCGAGCTGGGCTTCGAGGGCGGCAGCGCCGCCAACTCCATCGACGGCACGGCCTCGCGCGACTACGTCGCCGAGTTCGCCTTCGTGACCGCGATGATCGGCATCAACCTCTCCCGGATCGCGGAGGAGGTGATCATCTGGAACACCCGCGAGTTCGGCTTCATCACGCTGCACGACGCGTTCTCCACCGGTTCCTCGATCATGCCGCAGAAGAAGAACCCGGACATCGCGGAGCTGGCGCGCGGCAAGTCGGGCCGGCTGATCGGCAACCTGACGGGTCTGCTGGCCACCCTCAAGGCGCTGCCGCTGGCCTACAACCGGGACCTCCAGGAGGACAAGGAGCCGGTCTTCGACTCCTGCGACACCCTGGAGGTGCTGCTGCCGGCCTTCACCGGGATGATGGCGACCCTCACCGTCCATGACGAGCGCCTGGAGGAGCTGGCCCCGGCCGGGTTCTCGCTCGCCACCGACATCGCCGAGTGGCTGGTCAAGCAGGGCACGCCGTTCCGGGTCGCGCACGAGGTGGCCGGCGCCTGCGTGAAGTTCTGCGAGTCGCGCGGTCTTGAGCTGTCGGATCTGACGGACGAACAGTTCGCGGAGATCTCACCGACGTTGACGCCCGAGGTGCGCGAGGTGCTGACGGTCCACGGCGCGATCGCCTCCCGCGACGGACGC
- a CDS encoding PhlD yields MSRPAVVFPPYEVELDEILADIRTHHADHAELRRILRVVGRTGVRSRRFTRPLDEVGRRESMEERNRRTFADVCTLGAEAARAVLDRQGLEPGQVDCVVTSHSTGIAIPGLDVHLLNTLGLRPDVRRIPMSQLGCTGGAMALVRAVDHVRAHPGSRVLLVVAEALSTVYQHSDDTIEAMIYKVLFGDSGGAVLVSDAPLGEGLAIEDTWEYALPDTTERYRLRVDETGQHFDSTSEALKSMGELVPPLLDWYRRSAGRDTPDFWVAHTGGPRILNDLEDGVGCDRKLLQHSWDSLHERGNLGGVAVLDVLDRLYATPPGPGASGVLIGLGPGFTAAACRAVWHIG; encoded by the coding sequence GTGAGCAGACCCGCAGTCGTCTTCCCCCCGTACGAGGTGGAGCTCGACGAGATCCTCGCCGACATCCGGACCCACCATGCCGACCACGCGGAGCTGCGGCGGATCCTGCGCGTCGTCGGTCGCACGGGTGTCCGCAGCCGTCGCTTCACACGGCCGCTGGACGAGGTCGGCAGGCGCGAGTCCATGGAAGAGCGGAACCGGCGCACCTTCGCGGACGTCTGCACGCTCGGCGCCGAGGCGGCCCGCGCGGTGCTGGACCGGCAGGGGCTCGAGCCCGGCCAGGTGGACTGTGTCGTGACCAGCCACAGCACCGGGATCGCCATCCCCGGCCTGGATGTGCACCTGCTGAACACCCTGGGGCTGCGCCCGGATGTCCGACGCATACCGATGTCCCAGCTCGGCTGCACGGGCGGCGCCATGGCACTGGTCCGCGCGGTCGACCATGTGCGGGCCCATCCGGGCAGCAGGGTGCTGCTGGTGGTCGCCGAGGCGCTCAGCACGGTCTACCAGCACTCCGACGACACCATCGAAGCCATGATCTACAAGGTGCTGTTCGGCGACTCCGGCGGAGCCGTCCTGGTCAGCGACGCCCCTCTGGGTGAGGGCCTGGCGATCGAGGACACCTGGGAGTACGCCCTGCCCGACACCACCGAGCGCTACCGGCTTCGGGTCGACGAGACCGGCCAGCACTTCGACTCCACCTCGGAGGCGTTGAAGTCCATGGGCGAGCTGGTTCCTCCGCTGCTCGACTGGTACCGGCGCTCGGCGGGGCGGGACACCCCCGACTTCTGGGTGGCGCACACCGGAGGGCCGCGCATCCTCAACGATCTGGAGGACGGCGTCGGCTGCGACCGCAAGCTGCTGCAGCACTCCTGGGACAGTCTGCACGAGCGCGGCAACCTCGGCGGGGTGGCCGTTCTCGACGTGCTCGACCGGCTCTATGCGACTCCGCCCGGACCGGGCGCCTCCGGTGTGCTGATCGGCCTCGGGCCCGGTTTCACCGCTGCGGCCTGCCGCGCCGTCTGGCACATCGGCTGA